CAGCGCCCGCCGGGCCGCGGTCTCGTTGCGCTCGGCGTCGCCGGTGGCCAGGAAGCGCTCGTCGCCCCACCAGATGTCCAGCCGCGGCCACTCCACCGCGTCGTGCGCAGGGTTGGCCGCCACCTCGGCCAGCGAGGCGGTGCCCATGCCGCCACCGGTCAGCACCAGGTGCGCCGAGCCCTTGGCGGCCAGCGCGTCGGCCAGCCCGGTGATGAGCCGGGCCGCGACCGCCTTGGCCAGCACCTTGGAGTCCCGGTGCACCAGGACCGTGGGAACACTCACGACAAGAACCGTCCTTTTGCTAGGGATGCGCCCCGGCGCGCGCCGCCGCGCCGGGGCGGGGAACCTCAGAGGGCGGCCACGCCCCTGATCGTCTCCTCGTACACCTCGTCGGGGTCCAGGCGGCGCAGCTCCTCGGCCAGCAGCTCGGCGGTGGACCTGCGGGCCAGCGCCACCTGCCGGTCCGGCTGCCCTGGCCGCTTCAGCGTGGCGGTGCGCGAGTCGTGCCGCTCGACGATCACCTCGCCGTCGTTCGTGCGCAGCCGCACCGTCGTCAGGCCCGGCCCCTTGGACTCGGCCACGCGGATCGGCGCGTCCAGCTTGGACGACAGCCACACCGCGAGCAGGCAGGCGCTCGGGTGGCCCGCCTCGCCCTCGACGTAGCCGTCGATCACCTCGCCGACGGGCTGGTCGAACGCCGCCGCCAGCAGGCTGCGCCACGCCGTGATGCGCGTCCAGGTCAGGTCGGTGTCGCCGGGGGAGTAGCCGTGGATCCTGCTCTTGATCGCGGCGACCTGGTCCGGCGCGGAGCGGGCGTCGGTGACCCGGCGCTGGCCGAACGCCCCCACCGGGTCCTTGGCCGGGGCCTGCGGCGCGTCGCCCGGCCACCAGACCACCACGGGGATGTCGGTGAGCAGCAGCGGCGCGAGCACCGAGTCGGCGTGCTCGGTCAGCTCGCCGTACAGGCGCAGCAGCACGACCTCGCCCGTCGTCAGCTCGCCGACCCGCAGCTCGGCGTCCAGGCGGGTGCCCTCCTCGCGCTCTCTCGGGATGACCGCGAGGATGCGCGAGGGATGCTCGCGCGAGGCCTCGGAGGCGGCGCGCACCGCGTCGTACTGGTGGCTCTCGTCGCACACCACGACGATGGTGAGCACCATGCCGACGGCCGGGGCGCCGAGCTGGTGGCGCAGGCGGGTGAGCTGCGCGGCCACCTCGGAGGCCGTGGTGCTGCTCATGAGGAAGCTGGTCACGGCGCCGCCCCTTCCACGCGCGTGTCGAGTGTGTTCACCGGAAGGGTCACAGCCGCCTCCAGGCGCGCCCGTCGCGGGCCATCATCGCGTCGGCCGAGGCCGGGCCGCCGGTGCCGGCGGCGTAGCCCTCGGGACGCCGGACGCTCTCGGCCCAGAACTTCTCGATCGGGTCGATGATGCTCCACTGGAGCTCCACCTCCCGCTGGTGCGGGAACAGCGGCGGATCGCCGATGAGCACGTCCAGCAGCAGCCGCTCGTAGGCCTCGGGGGAGGACTCCAGGAACGCCTCGCCGTAGGCGAAGTCCATGTTGACGTCCCGGACCTCCATGGCCGTGCCCGGCACCTTGGAGCCGAACCTGACCGTGATGCCCTCGTCCGGCTGGACGCGGATCACCAGCGCGTTCTGCCCGAGGATCTCGGTGTCGGTCTTGCTGAACGGCAGGTGGGGCGCCCGCTGGAACACCACGGCCACCTCGGTCATGCGCCGGCCGAGCCGCTTGCCGGTGCGCAGGTAGAACGGCACGCCCGCCCAGCGCCGGTTGGCGATCTCCAGCTTGACCGCGGCGTAGGTCTCGGTCCTGGAGTCCGGCGGGATGCCCTCCTCCTCCAGGAAGCCCGGCACCGGCACGCCGCCCTGCCAGCCCTCGGTGTACTGGCCGATGGCCGTGGAGGTCTCCAGGTCCGCGGGCAGCTTGATCGCCTCCAGGACCTTCTCCTTCTCGCGGCGCAGGGCCGAGGCGCCGAAGGCGGTCGGGTCCTCCATGGCGACCAGCGCCATGAGCTGCAGCAGGTGGTTCTGGATGACGTCGCGCGCCGCGCCGATGCCGTCGTAGTACCCGGCCCGCGTGCCGACGCCGATGTCCTCGGCCATCGTGATCTGCACGTGGTCGACGTAGCCGCGGTTCCAGATCGGCTCCCACAGCGTGTTGGCGAACCGCAGCGCCAGGATGTTCTGGACGGTCTCCTTGCCCAGGTAATGGTCGATGCGGAACACCGAGTCGGGCCGGAACGCCGAGTCGACGATCCGGTTGAGCTCCTTGGCGCTCTCCAGGTCGTGGCCGAACGGCTTCTCGATCACCACGCGCCGCCAGGCCCCCGGCGGCGGCTTGTGCAGGCCGGTCCGCTTGAGCTGCTCGATGATGACCGGGAAGAACTTCGGCGGGGTGGAGGTGTAGAACGCGTAGTTCCCGCCGGTGCCGCGGGTCTCGTCGATCTCCTTCAGCACCATCGCCAGCGCGTCGAAGGCGCCGTCGTCGTCGAACGAGCCCGGCACGAAGTGCAGGCCCTCGCAGATCTGCTTCCACACCTCCTCGCGGAACGGC
The Sphaerisporangium krabiense genome window above contains:
- a CDS encoding glucose-6-phosphate dehydrogenase assembly protein OpcA; translation: MTSFLMSSTTASEVAAQLTRLRHQLGAPAVGMVLTIVVVCDESHQYDAVRAASEASREHPSRILAVIPREREEGTRLDAELRVGELTTGEVVLLRLYGELTEHADSVLAPLLLTDIPVVVWWPGDAPQAPAKDPVGAFGQRRVTDARSAPDQVAAIKSRIHGYSPGDTDLTWTRITAWRSLLAAAFDQPVGEVIDGYVEGEAGHPSACLLAVWLSSKLDAPIRVAESKGPGLTTVRLRTNDGEVIVERHDSRTATLKRPGQPDRQVALARRSTAELLAEELRRLDPDEVYEETIRGVAAL
- the zwf gene encoding glucose-6-phosphate dehydrogenase, producing the protein MNQSEPPASPEAAAPDEAVAIAQAAASTTTTLEVAEANPLRDPRDKRLPRVAGPSVLVLFGVTGDLSRRKLLPAIYDLGNRGLLPPGFSLVGFARRDWASQDFAKITHDAVKEHARTPFREEVWKQICEGLHFVPGSFDDDGAFDALAMVLKEIDETRGTGGNYAFYTSTPPKFFPVIIEQLKRTGLHKPPPGAWRRVVIEKPFGHDLESAKELNRIVDSAFRPDSVFRIDHYLGKETVQNILALRFANTLWEPIWNRGYVDHVQITMAEDIGVGTRAGYYDGIGAARDVIQNHLLQLMALVAMEDPTAFGASALRREKEKVLEAIKLPADLETSTAIGQYTEGWQGGVPVPGFLEEEGIPPDSRTETYAAVKLEIANRRWAGVPFYLRTGKRLGRRMTEVAVVFQRAPHLPFSKTDTEILGQNALVIRVQPDEGITVRFGSKVPGTAMEVRDVNMDFAYGEAFLESSPEAYERLLLDVLIGDPPLFPHQREVELQWSIIDPIEKFWAESVRRPEGYAAGTGGPASADAMMARDGRAWRRL